The following proteins come from a genomic window of Megalops cyprinoides isolate fMegCyp1 chromosome 6, fMegCyp1.pri, whole genome shotgun sequence:
- the si:ch211-218o21.4 gene encoding actin-associated protein FAM107A: MQQELWLKTKLQVLSSLKTVSAMTPATTPSPKSASTRASSTNASHSPASTGPSNAICTNSNMKARLCDADDAVKPESASSKNLLSPPTPVTPDTPINPLKASRTHQELHKELLLAHKKGLVVCSRPELQRVLERRRREQTQREEGEQARTPLEQVLLARQQRHQERERQQERISEEPQLLEFVQVRQNLRKIHSALYKTTTSEG; the protein is encoded by the exons ATGCAGCAGGAGCTGTGGCTGAAGACCAAATTACAGGTGCTCTCCTCCCTCAAGACAGTCAGTGCCATGACACCTGCAACTACCCCTTCTCCGAAGAGCGCCAGCACCAGGGCGAGCTCAACCAATGCTTCCCACTCACCAGCCAGCACCGGCCCCAGCAATGCCATCTGCACCAACTCAAATATGAAGGCCCGGCTGTGCGATGCAG ATGATGCTGTGAAACCTGAGTCTGCAAGCAGTAAAAACCTGTTAAGCCCACCCACTCCTGTTACACCCGACACTCCCATCAACCCCCTGAAGGCATCTAGGACCCACCAGGAGCTTCacaaggagctgctgctggcacACAAAAA AGGGCTTGTGGTCTGCAGCAGGCCGGAGCTGCAGCGGGTGctggagaggagaaggagggagcagacgcagagagaggaaggggagcaGGCCAGGACTCCGCTGGAGCAGGTGCTGCTGGCCAGGCAGCAGAGACACCAGGAG agagagaggcagcaggagaggaTAAGCGAGGAGCCCCAGCTCTTGGAGTTTGTGCAAGTCCGACAGAACCTCAGGAAGATCCATTCTGCGCTGTACAAAACCACCACTTCAGAGGGCTGA